One window of the Solanum stenotomum isolate F172 chromosome 11, ASM1918654v1, whole genome shotgun sequence genome contains the following:
- the LOC125845580 gene encoding protein HESO1-like isoform X2, which yields MVLSVEVLCKEAQQCEQKQRKKYTATLEQLSAFEVLLDEVYVDCRPKPSDYDARRDLLRIFNEIAKEVYGNSADAPVVEVFGSFSMDLFCVKSDLDLSINFTNRKVNITREKKIQTLRKFAKKFYLLQRNGFVYGVNPVTTARVPVLKVVDRGTEIECDISVENRDGISKSKTIYMIGAIDERFRKLSFLMKAWAKAQNINSAKDQTLNSLSIILLVAFHLQTRNPPILPPFSALFKDGNDSVAVESSVCKFSNYGIRNKESVAELFVSLLNKFLSVEKLWSEGLCASTFEGSWISQTRGFGVGRINVEDFADRSQNVARAVGAEEVKKIYSCIQLSVQHIFDFLHKKIGGNSLREFLFGQNVASKLAGAGTAKSIAKGIQARASGKKEVQSVALSKGNKKTVHVDSILTKSRTSARSPRGMAQGKRKLLGPTDSSLTKRSRTDDWLGGAFSELSRRQPGQQPMPYYLMNSWEPVAMISREAMYNRPQPVLFEPTYGRMRFAEPSGHPNLIAPAVPHMFPSRPPIGSQISYEPLRHPVGYPNSVYDSMHSSAYFLPPHPRRF from the exons ATGGTTTTATCCGTGGAAG TTCTGTGTAAGGAAGCACAACAGTGTGAACAGAAGCAGAGGAAGAAATACACAGCCACCTTAGAACAATTATCGGCATTTGAAGTATTGCTTGATGAGGTTTATGTGGATTGTCGCCCTAAACCAAGCGATTATGATGCTCGAAGAGATTTGCTTCGTATCTTTAATGAAATAGCAAAGGAGGTTTATG GCAATTCTGCTGATGCTCCTGTCGTTGAGGTGTTTGGGTCATTTTCGATGGATTTATTCTGTGTTAAAAGTGACTTGGATCTATCTATCAACTTCACCAACAGAAAAGTTAACATTACACGGGAGAAGAAGATTCAGACTCTGaggaaatttgcaaaaaaatttTATCTACTTCAAA GGAATGGTTTTGTTTATGGTGTCAATCCAGTTACAACTGCCAGGGTGCCAGTTCTCAAAGTTGTTGACCGAGGAACTGAAATTGAATGTGATATATCAGTTGAAAACCGGGATGGGATTTCAAAATCAAAGACAATTTACATGATTGGTGCCATTGATGAACGTTTTCGGAAATTGAGCTTCTTG ATGAAAGCATGGGCGAAAGCACAAAATATTAACAGCGCAAAGGATCAAACATTGAATTCTTTATCCATAATACTCTTGGTTGCTTTCCATTTGCAG ACGCGAAATCCTCCCATACTGCCTCCATTTTCCGCCTTATTCAAAG ATGGTAATGACTCAGTAGCAGTGGAGAGCTCTGTGTGTAAGTTTTCAAACTATGGAATCAGAAATAAAGAATCAGTGGCTGAGCTCTTTGTTTCTCTATTAAACAAG TTTCTATCAGTTGAGAAGCTCTGGTCCGAAGGGTTGTGTGCCAGCACATTTGAAGGATCTTGGATATCTCAAACACGGGGTTTTGGAGTTGGCCGCATAAAT GTTGAAGATTTCGCTGATAGATCTCAAAATGTTGCAAGGGCAGTAGGAGCAGAAGAAGTTAAAAAGATTTACAGCTGTATCCAGCTTTCAGTCCAACACATATTTGATTTCTTACATAAAAAGATTGGAGGGAACTCTTTAAGGGAGTTCCTATTTGGCCAAAATGTAGCCTCCAAGCTAGCTGGCGCTGGTACTGCAAAATCTATTGCGAAAGGAATACAAGCTCGTGCTTCTGGAAAAAAGGAGGTGCAATCTGTTGCATTgtcaaaaggaaataaaaaaactGTACATGTTGATTCTATCTTGACAAAAAGCAGGACATCTGCGAGAAGTCCGAGAGGGATGGCACAAGGAAAACGTAAACTTCTGGGGCCAACTGACTCTTCCTTGACAAAAAGAAGTCGAACAGATGATTGGTTGGGAGGCGCCTTCTCTGAGTTGTCAAGAAGGCAGCCAGGACAACAGCCTATGCCTTACTACTTGATGAATAGTTGGGAACCAGTGGCAATGATCTCAAGAGAAGCCATGTACAATAGGCCTCAACCTGTTTTGTTTGAGCCTACCTATGGAAGGATGAGATTTGCAGAACCTTCTGGACACCCAAATCTGATTGCTCCAGCTGTTCCTCATATGTTTCCGTCCAGACCCCCTATAGGTAGTCAAATTTCTTATGAGCCATTGAGACATCCTGTTGGTTATCCTAATTCGGTTTATGATTCTATGCATTCCTCAGCATATTTTTTGCCCCCTCATCCTAGGAGGTTTTGA
- the LOC125845580 gene encoding protein HESO1-like isoform X1, giving the protein MVLSVEVNMSSTNIAMISVLCKEAQQCEQKQRKKYTATLEQLSAFEVLLDEVYVDCRPKPSDYDARRDLLRIFNEIAKEVYGNSADAPVVEVFGSFSMDLFCVKSDLDLSINFTNRKVNITREKKIQTLRKFAKKFYLLQRNGFVYGVNPVTTARVPVLKVVDRGTEIECDISVENRDGISKSKTIYMIGAIDERFRKLSFLMKAWAKAQNINSAKDQTLNSLSIILLVAFHLQTRNPPILPPFSALFKDGNDSVAVESSVCKFSNYGIRNKESVAELFVSLLNKFLSVEKLWSEGLCASTFEGSWISQTRGFGVGRINVEDFADRSQNVARAVGAEEVKKIYSCIQLSVQHIFDFLHKKIGGNSLREFLFGQNVASKLAGAGTAKSIAKGIQARASGKKEVQSVALSKGNKKTVHVDSILTKSRTSARSPRGMAQGKRKLLGPTDSSLTKRSRTDDWLGGAFSELSRRQPGQQPMPYYLMNSWEPVAMISREAMYNRPQPVLFEPTYGRMRFAEPSGHPNLIAPAVPHMFPSRPPIGSQISYEPLRHPVGYPNSVYDSMHSSAYFLPPHPRRF; this is encoded by the exons ATGGTTTTATCCGTGGAAG TGAACATGTCATCAACTAATATAGCTATGATATCAGTTCTGTGTAAGGAAGCACAACAGTGTGAACAGAAGCAGAGGAAGAAATACACAGCCACCTTAGAACAATTATCGGCATTTGAAGTATTGCTTGATGAGGTTTATGTGGATTGTCGCCCTAAACCAAGCGATTATGATGCTCGAAGAGATTTGCTTCGTATCTTTAATGAAATAGCAAAGGAGGTTTATG GCAATTCTGCTGATGCTCCTGTCGTTGAGGTGTTTGGGTCATTTTCGATGGATTTATTCTGTGTTAAAAGTGACTTGGATCTATCTATCAACTTCACCAACAGAAAAGTTAACATTACACGGGAGAAGAAGATTCAGACTCTGaggaaatttgcaaaaaaatttTATCTACTTCAAA GGAATGGTTTTGTTTATGGTGTCAATCCAGTTACAACTGCCAGGGTGCCAGTTCTCAAAGTTGTTGACCGAGGAACTGAAATTGAATGTGATATATCAGTTGAAAACCGGGATGGGATTTCAAAATCAAAGACAATTTACATGATTGGTGCCATTGATGAACGTTTTCGGAAATTGAGCTTCTTG ATGAAAGCATGGGCGAAAGCACAAAATATTAACAGCGCAAAGGATCAAACATTGAATTCTTTATCCATAATACTCTTGGTTGCTTTCCATTTGCAG ACGCGAAATCCTCCCATACTGCCTCCATTTTCCGCCTTATTCAAAG ATGGTAATGACTCAGTAGCAGTGGAGAGCTCTGTGTGTAAGTTTTCAAACTATGGAATCAGAAATAAAGAATCAGTGGCTGAGCTCTTTGTTTCTCTATTAAACAAG TTTCTATCAGTTGAGAAGCTCTGGTCCGAAGGGTTGTGTGCCAGCACATTTGAAGGATCTTGGATATCTCAAACACGGGGTTTTGGAGTTGGCCGCATAAAT GTTGAAGATTTCGCTGATAGATCTCAAAATGTTGCAAGGGCAGTAGGAGCAGAAGAAGTTAAAAAGATTTACAGCTGTATCCAGCTTTCAGTCCAACACATATTTGATTTCTTACATAAAAAGATTGGAGGGAACTCTTTAAGGGAGTTCCTATTTGGCCAAAATGTAGCCTCCAAGCTAGCTGGCGCTGGTACTGCAAAATCTATTGCGAAAGGAATACAAGCTCGTGCTTCTGGAAAAAAGGAGGTGCAATCTGTTGCATTgtcaaaaggaaataaaaaaactGTACATGTTGATTCTATCTTGACAAAAAGCAGGACATCTGCGAGAAGTCCGAGAGGGATGGCACAAGGAAAACGTAAACTTCTGGGGCCAACTGACTCTTCCTTGACAAAAAGAAGTCGAACAGATGATTGGTTGGGAGGCGCCTTCTCTGAGTTGTCAAGAAGGCAGCCAGGACAACAGCCTATGCCTTACTACTTGATGAATAGTTGGGAACCAGTGGCAATGATCTCAAGAGAAGCCATGTACAATAGGCCTCAACCTGTTTTGTTTGAGCCTACCTATGGAAGGATGAGATTTGCAGAACCTTCTGGACACCCAAATCTGATTGCTCCAGCTGTTCCTCATATGTTTCCGTCCAGACCCCCTATAGGTAGTCAAATTTCTTATGAGCCATTGAGACATCCTGTTGGTTATCCTAATTCGGTTTATGATTCTATGCATTCCTCAGCATATTTTTTGCCCCCTCATCCTAGGAGGTTTTGA